One genomic segment of Chelonia mydas isolate rCheMyd1 chromosome 1, rCheMyd1.pri.v2, whole genome shotgun sequence includes these proteins:
- the SERPINH1 gene encoding serpin H1 codes for MWVTNLLALCALVAAVPSEDKKLSDKAAALADRSATLAFNLYHTMAKDKNMENILVSPVVVASSLGLVSLGGKATTASQAKAVLSADKLNDDYIHGGLLELLNEVSNSTARNVTWKLGNRLYGPSSISFAEDFVKSSKKHYNYEHSKINFRDKRSALKSINEWASQTTNGKLPEVTTNVEKTDGALIVNAMFFKPHWEERFHHKMVDNRGFMVTRSYTVGVPMMHRTGLYNYFDDEAEKLQIVEMPLAHKLSSMIFIMPNHVEPLERVEKLLTREQLKTWIGKLKKRAVAISLPKVSLEVSHDLQKHLADLGLTEAMDKNKADLSKISGKKDLYLSNVFHAAALEWDTEGNPFDADIYGREEMRNPKLFYADHPFVFVIKDNKTNSILFIGRLVKPKGDKMRDEL; via the exons ATGTGGGTGACCAATCTTCTGGCCCTCTGTGCCCTAGTGGCTGCAGTGCCATCGGAAGATAAGAAGCTGAGTGATAAGGCAGCCGCCTTAGCTGACCGCAGCGCAACTCTCGCCTTCAACCTCTACCACACGATGGCTAAAGACAAGAACATGGAGAACATCCTCGTGTCTCCCGTGGTGGTGGCCTCCTCGCTCGGCCTGGTGTCACTCGGTGGCAAGGCCACCACAGCCTCCCAAGCCAAGGCCGTGCTCAGCGCCGACAAGCTGAACGACGACTACATTCACGGTGGGCTGTTGGAGCTCCTGAACGAGGTCAGCAACTCGACCGCCCGCAATGTCACCTGGAAGCTCGGGAACCGCTTGTATGGCCCCAGCTCCATCAGCTTTGCCGAAGACTTTGTGAAGAGCAGCAAGAAGCACTACAACTATGAACACTCCAAGATCAACTTCAGGGACAAGAGGAGCGCCCTGAAATCCATCAACGAGTGGGCATCCCAGACCACCAATGGCAAGCTCCCAGAGGTCACCACGAATGTGGAGAAgaccgacggggccctgatcgtGAACGCCATGTTCTTCAAGC CTCACTGGGAGGAGAGGTTCCATCACAAGATGGTGGACAACCGTGGCTTTATGGTGACCCGTTCTTACACAGTGGGAGTTCCCATGATGCACCGCACAG gtctgtaCAACTACTTTGATGACGAGGCAGAGAAACTTCAGATTGTGGAGATGCCTCTCGCTCACAAACTCTCTAGCATGATCTTCATCATGCCCAACCACGTGGAGCCACTGGAGAGAGTTGAGAAGCTGCTGACCAGAGAGCAACTGAAAACTTGGATTGGCAAGTTGAAGAAGAGAGCCGTGGCCATTTCTCTGCCGAAAGTCAGCTTGGAAGTCAGCCATGATCTTCAG AAACACTTGGCGGACCTTGGCTTGACTGAAGCCATGGACAAGAACAAGGCTGACCTGTCCAAGATTTCAGGCAAGAAAGATCTCTACCTTTCCAACGTCTTCCATGCTGCGGCCCTCGAGTGGGACACTGAGGGGAACCCCTTTGATGCTGACATCTATGGCCGAGAAGAAATGAGGAACCCGAAACTCTTCTACGCCGATCACCCATTCGTCTTTGTGATCAAGGACAATAAAACCAACTCCATTCTTTTCATTGGCAGGCTAGTGAAGCCCAAAGGGGACAAAATGCGCGATGAATTGTAG